AAGGGGCTTGCTACATTATTGTAGCAAGGGGCTTTAGCCCCGCCTTGGTTAGGAAGGATATTCAATGCTGTTAGAGATAAAAAATCTTCATGCCAAAGTAGAGGACAAGGAAATCCTCAAGGGCATCAACCTCCAGGTGAAGGCCGGCGAAGTCCACGCCATCATGGGCCCCAACGGCTCGGGCAAGAGCACCTTGGCCCAGGTCCTGGCCGGCCGCGAGAACTTCGAGGTCACCCAGGGCGAGGTCCGCTACCAGGGCAAAAACCTGCTGGCGATGGACGTCGAAGAGCGCTCCCGCGAAGGGATCTTCCTGGCCTTTCAATACCCGATCGAAATTCCCGGCGTGAGCAACGCCCATTTCCTGAAGACCGCGCTCAACGCGATCCGCAAGCACCGCGGCCAGGAAGAGCTCGACGCCATCGACTTCCTGGCCTTGGTCAAGGAGAAGATGAAGCTGCTCCAGATGGACCCCGGCTTCCTCAACCGCGGCGTCAACGAGGGCTTCTCGGGCGGCGAGAAGAAGCGAAACGAGATTTTGCAGATGGCCATGCTCGATCCCAAGCTGGCCCTGCTCGACGAGACCGACTCCGGCCTCGACATCGACTCGCTCAAGATCGTGGCCGGCGGGGTCAATGCCCTGCGCAATTCCGAGCGCGGCATCATCCTGGTCACCCACTACCAGCGGCTCCTCGATTACATCGTGCCCGACCAGGTCCACGTCCTCTCGGCCGGCCAGATCGTGACTTCCGGCGACAAGGAGCTGGCCCTCCACCTCGAGGAGCGGGGCTACGGCTGGGTCCTGGGCCAGGAAGCGAAAGCGGCGGGGGCCTAGGCGATGGCGACCAATTTCCAAGAGCAGTTCGATCAGGAAAGGCCGCTGGCCGGCCCGGCTTTCTGGCGGAACCTCCGCCGCCAAGGCTTGGAGCGCTTCGCGGACTTGGGTTTTCCGACTCGCCGCTTGGAGGCCTGGAAGTACACCGGCGTCCAAGGCATCGCCGAAGGCGATTTCCGCTTAGCCAAGGACAAGGAGCTGGCCAATTTCACGCTCGAGGAGATGCATCGCCTGGCCTTCAGCATTTTGCCGGGGCCGCGGCTGGTTTTCCTCAACGGATTTTTCCATCCGGTGCTTTCGGATTTGAACGGCCTGCCGGCGGGGGTGAAGGTCAAGAGCCTGGCCCAAGCCTTGCTGGAAGAGCCGGCCCGGATCGAAGCCGCGCTCGGCAGCCGGGTGAAGGTGGAGGACCGGGCTTTCGCGGCCTTGAACGCGGCTTTCTTAAGCGACGGCGCCTTCATCTGCCTGCCGAAGGGCGTCGAAGTGGCGGCCCCGATCCAGCTGCTCTTCGTCTCTCGTTCCAACGGTCAGGCGACGATCTCCCACCCCCGGGTCTTGATCCTGGCCGAGGCCGGGTCCAAGGCCTCGGTGATCGAGACCTACGTCGGCGCCGGCTCCTACTTCACCAACGCGGTGACCGAGATCCTGGTCGAGGCGGGCGCCCAGCTCGAGCACGTCAAGCTCCAGGGCGAAAGCGAGTCGGCCTTCCACGTCGCCTCGATCGGCGTCCATCAGGAGCGCGACAGCCGCTATGCCAACCATTCGATCTCGCTCGGCGCGGCCCTGGCCCGCCACGACATCGAGACCGTCCTCGACGCCGAGGGCGCCTTCGGCGCTCTGAACGGGCTTTACATGGTGACCGGCAAGCAGCACGTCGATCACCACACCAATATCGAGCACGCCAAGCCTCACGGCGGCAGCGTCGAGCTCTACAAGGGCATCCTCGACGGCCAATCTCAGGCCGTCTTCGACGGCCGGATCCTGGTGAAGCCCGACGCCCAGCAGACTTCCTCCCAGCAGACCAACAAAAACCTGCTGCTCTCCGACGAGGCCTTGGTCAACACCAAGCCCTTGCTCGAAATTTTCGCCAACGATGTGAAATGCAGCCACGGCGCCACCATCGGCCGGCTCGACGAGAACCAGGTCTTCTACCTCCGGTCCCGCGGCATCGACCAGAGCCTGGCCCGGAGCCTGCTGACCTACGCCTTCGCCAGCGACCTCTTGGCGGCCTTGCCCCACGAACCGCTGCGCGAGCGCCTCAAGGGCTTGATTTTCTCGCGGCTGATGCCGGGAAAGGAGGCCGCGTGAGCCAGACCTCGGTCCAAGCCAAGCCGGCGACGAATGCCGGCCTCCATTGGGATGTCCAAAGGCTGCGCAAGGACTTCCCGATCCTTTCGACCCTGGCCCAGGGCAAGCCCTTGGTCTATCTCGACAATGCCGCGACTTCGCAGAAGCCCCAGATCGTCATCGACCGACTGGCCAAGTACTACGAATCGGAGAACGCCAACATCCATCGCGGCGTCCACATGCTGAGCGAGAAGGCCACCGAGGAGTACGAGCACGCTCGGACCAAGATCCAGCATTTTCTCAACGCCAAGGAAGCCCGCGAGATTATCTTCGTCCGCGGCGCGACCGAGGCGATCAATTTGGTGGCCCAGAGCTGGGGCTGGAAAAATATCAAGCCGGGCGACGAGATCCTGATCACCAACCTCGAGCATCATTCCAACATCGTGCCCTGGCAGATGCTCTGCGAGCGGAGCGGCGCGGTCCTCAAGGTGGTGCCGATCAACGACGCCGGCGAGCTGATTTTGGAAGAATTCGAGAAGCTGCTCGGCCCCAAGACCAAGCTGCTGGCGGTCAACCAGGTTTCCAACGGCCTCGGCACGATCAATCCGGTTCGCTGGATGATCGAGCAGGCCCACGCCCAGGGCGTGCCGGTGCTGATCGACGGCGCCCAGGCCGTGCCTCATCTCAAGGTCGACGTCCGGGCTTTGGACGCCGACTTCTACGTCTTCTCGGGCCACAAGCTCTTCGGCCCCACCGGCATCGGCGTGCTCTACGCCAAGGCTCATCTGCTCGAGGCGATGCCGCCTTGGCAGGGCGGCGGCGACATGATCTCCTCGGTCACTTTCGAGAAGAGCACTTACAACGTCGTTCCCTATAAATTCGAGGCCGGCACCCCCGACATCTCGGGCGCGATCGGCTTGGGCGCGGCGGTCGATTACCTGAACAGCATCTGCTTCGGCGGCGCCGCAGCCTACGAGCACGAGCTGCTCGAGTACGGCACCGCCCTGCTCCAGGAGATCCCGGGACTCAAGATCGTCGGCACCGCCAAGGAGAAGGCCAGCGTCCTCTCCTTCACGATGGGCGACATCCATCCCCATGACATCGGGACGGTGCTCGACCTCGAGGGCGTCGCGATTCGCACCGGCCATCACTGCAACATGCCGCTGATGAAACGGCTGGGCCTGGCGGCCACCGCCCGGGCCTCGATGGCTTTCTACAACACCAAGGAAGAGCTCGACGTCCTGGCGCGCTCGCTCCGCAAGGTGAAAGAGGTGTTCGGCTGATGTCGGAATTGAGCGAACTTTACCAAGAGGTCATCCTCGACCATAACAAGCAGCCGCGGAATTACCGCAAGCTCGAGGACGCCAACCGTCAGGCCGAGGGCTATAACCCGCTCTGCGGCGATCAGCTCACCGTCTACCTCAAGATGGACGGTGACAAGCTGGCCGACATCGGCTTCCTCGGCTCGGGTTGCGCGATCTCCAAAGCCTCGAGCTCGATGATGACCAGCTCGGTCAAGGGCAAGAGCGAGGCCGAGATCGAGGAGCTTTTCCAAAAATTCCACCAGATGGTCACCGGGAAGCCCCACGCGCCGGTGCCGGAAGGGCTGGGCAAGCTGGAGGTCTTCTCCGGCGTCTGCGAGTTTCCCTCGCGGGTCAAGTGCGCCAGCCTGGCCTGGCACACGCTGCGCTCGGCCCTGAAAAATGCCGGCGAGACCGTCTCGACTGAAGCGGAGGAGGCCGGCGATGACGGTTACGCCCATCGATAAATCGGTGCTGGAGCAAAAGGTGATCGAAATGCTGTCGACTTGCTACGACCCCGAGATTCCGGTGAACATCTACGAGCTGGGACTGATCTACAAGATCGATATCGACGAGAGCAAGAACGTGCGGCTCGACATGACCCTGACCTCGCCGATGTGCCCGGTGGCCGGTTCCTTGCCCGGCGAAGTCCAATCGAAGGTCCAAACCATCGAGGGGATCGGCGAGGTGAAAGTCGATTTGGTCTGGGAGCCGCCCTGGGGTCCCGACAAGATGTCGGAAGCGGCGAAGCTTCAGCTCAACGTGCCGTTATAAAAGCCCGTCATCCTTCGTCCAGGATGACATTTGCCGCTCAGGATGCCCCGGTCAGACCTTTCGCAATCTTCTCCAGCGACTGCCGGATCGTCGCCGCGCCCAATAGGTAAATGTCGTTGTGCCCGCCCTCGGGGATTTCATAGAGCTCGGCTTGATCCTGCCAATGGCGCTTGAGCTCCCGGCTCATGTTCACCGGAACGATCTCGTCCTCATCGCCATGAATGAGGGTCACCGGCGCTTGGATCTTGTCCCAAAAGCCCTTCACCTCGAAGCGGGCATCCTTGAAATAAAGGTCCGGCGTCATCGGATAGAGGGCCTGGGCCACCTCGACCATCGAGGTCATGGCCGAGAGCAGGAATAAATGGGCGACCTTGCGCTGGGCCGCCAGATACATCGCCGCCGGCGTGCCCAGCGACCAGGCCGCCACCACCACCGGAAGGCCCGGACAGAGATTCTTGGCGACATAGTCGTAGGCGTCCAGCCCGGCCTGGTAAAATGAGCTTTCGCCGGGAACGCCCGGACAGTGACCATAGCCCGGAAATTCGACCAGGACCGTGAGCCAGGTTTCGCGTCGGAAGAAGGGCGGGACATAGTCGAGATCCTCCACCACCTCGGCATTGCCGTGAAAATAAAGGGCCACGGCCTTGGCTTGGTGCGGATCGATCTGGTCGTCGACCAGGAGGTAGATCCGGCGGCCCTCGGCTTCAGCCGCGATCGGAGTGCCGAAGGCGTTCGGCTTGTGCGGGTAGTCGGCGCCGGGGAAGATCAGGTTCATGGCGGAATTTTGATCCTTTCGGCTGCAAAGATCAAATGCCGCGCGTAGTGCGCCCTCCGTAGGCTTCACTTTCCCTTGACGAGTTTCTCTTCGTCTTGAGCCATTTGGTCGTACTTTGCCGCCGTTTCCAAGGCTTTCTCCTTCAGCTGGGAGCAATGGGCCTGGAAGGTATTTTCCATGCCTTTGTAGTGGACGTGGCTCTTTTTATAATCCGTGTGCATGGTATCGTGAGCCGCTGCTTTTTTCCTGTAATCCTCAGCCTGAGCCCTATAATATTCGGCCAAGCCTTTGTGGTCTCCGGCGGCGATGGCTTGATCCACATCAAATTTTTGCTCGGCGCCCATTGCTGAGTTCAAATGCGCACCGAGTCCCATGACCATGATGAAAGCGATTAATGAGATGATTTTTCGCATATATGACTCCTTCCTTTTCCCGAGCTTCCAAGAAAAGGCCATCAAAGAACATGAGAGAGGTCATGAATGCGGGATGATTTTTATCAGCAGCCGGCCGCTATGACCTGACAAAGAAAGATTTTCCTTATGAATTCAACGCCGGTGATAAATCACGCCTCCACGCTCCGTCTCCGCCGGATGGGGATCAATACCCACCAGGAACCGGTGGTTTACATGCGGGAGGACTGCCACATTTGCCGGGCCGAGGGCTTCACGGCCCACTCTCGGGTTCTCATCACCACTTCTTCCAAAAGCATCATCGCGACCTTAAATATGGTTAGTGGAGATTTCCTCATTCTGGAAGAAGCGGGCCTCTCGGAGGCAGCTTGGCGCCTTCTTGCGCCGCAAGAGGGAGAAACGGCGCACTTTTCTCATGCGCCGGCCCTGGATTCCTTAAGTCATTTGAGGTCGAAGGTCTACGGAAAGAGCCTGGAGGAAGGGGCCTATCAGGAGATCATGCGGGATATCACCGCCGGATTTTACTCGGACGTCGAATTGTCCTCCTTCGTGACGGCCTGCGCGGGCAGCCGCATGACCCATGACGAAATCTTCTATCTCACCCGGGCGATGGTTCAGGCGGGCGATCAACTGAAATGGGATAATGGACCCATTGTTGACAAGCATAGCGTCGGAGGTTTGCCCGGCAATCGAACGACCCTGCTCATCGTTCCCATTGTGACCTGCCTGGGCCTGACCATGCCCAAGACTT
This bacterium DNA region includes the following protein-coding sequences:
- the sufD gene encoding Fe-S cluster assembly protein SufD, translating into MATNFQEQFDQERPLAGPAFWRNLRRQGLERFADLGFPTRRLEAWKYTGVQGIAEGDFRLAKDKELANFTLEEMHRLAFSILPGPRLVFLNGFFHPVLSDLNGLPAGVKVKSLAQALLEEPARIEAALGSRVKVEDRAFAALNAAFLSDGAFICLPKGVEVAAPIQLLFVSRSNGQATISHPRVLILAEAGSKASVIETYVGAGSYFTNAVTEILVEAGAQLEHVKLQGESESAFHVASIGVHQERDSRYANHSISLGAALARHDIETVLDAEGAFGALNGLYMVTGKQHVDHHTNIEHAKPHGGSVELYKGILDGQSQAVFDGRILVKPDAQQTSSQQTNKNLLLSDEALVNTKPLLEIFANDVKCSHGATIGRLDENQVFYLRSRGIDQSLARSLLTYAFASDLLAALPHEPLRERLKGLIFSRLMPGKEAA
- a CDS encoding SUF system NifU family Fe-S cluster assembly protein, with translation MMSELSELYQEVILDHNKQPRNYRKLEDANRQAEGYNPLCGDQLTVYLKMDGDKLADIGFLGSGCAISKASSSMMTSSVKGKSEAEIEELFQKFHQMVTGKPHAPVPEGLGKLEVFSGVCEFPSRVKCASLAWHTLRSALKNAGETVSTEAEEAGDDGYAHR
- a CDS encoding SUF system Fe-S cluster assembly protein, whose amino-acid sequence is MTVTPIDKSVLEQKVIEMLSTCYDPEIPVNIYELGLIYKIDIDESKNVRLDMTLTSPMCPVAGSLPGEVQSKVQTIEGIGEVKVDLVWEPPWGPDKMSEAAKLQLNVPL
- a CDS encoding cysteine desulfurase: MSQTSVQAKPATNAGLHWDVQRLRKDFPILSTLAQGKPLVYLDNAATSQKPQIVIDRLAKYYESENANIHRGVHMLSEKATEEYEHARTKIQHFLNAKEAREIIFVRGATEAINLVAQSWGWKNIKPGDEILITNLEHHSNIVPWQMLCERSGAVLKVVPINDAGELILEEFEKLLGPKTKLLAVNQVSNGLGTINPVRWMIEQAHAQGVPVLIDGAQAVPHLKVDVRALDADFYVFSGHKLFGPTGIGVLYAKAHLLEAMPPWQGGGDMISSVTFEKSTYNVVPYKFEAGTPDISGAIGLGAAVDYLNSICFGGAAAYEHELLEYGTALLQEIPGLKIVGTAKEKASVLSFTMGDIHPHDIGTVLDLEGVAIRTGHHCNMPLMKRLGLAATARASMAFYNTKEELDVLARSLRKVKEVFG
- the sufC gene encoding Fe-S cluster assembly ATPase SufC, which gives rise to MLEIKNLHAKVEDKEILKGINLQVKAGEVHAIMGPNGSGKSTLAQVLAGRENFEVTQGEVRYQGKNLLAMDVEERSREGIFLAFQYPIEIPGVSNAHFLKTALNAIRKHRGQEELDAIDFLALVKEKMKLLQMDPGFLNRGVNEGFSGGEKKRNEILQMAMLDPKLALLDETDSGLDIDSLKIVAGGVNALRNSERGIILVTHYQRLLDYIVPDQVHVLSAGQIVTSGDKELALHLEERGYGWVLGQEAKAAGA
- a CDS encoding alpha/beta hydrolase, which translates into the protein MNLIFPGADYPHKPNAFGTPIAAEAEGRRIYLLVDDQIDPHQAKAVALYFHGNAEVVEDLDYVPPFFRRETWLTVLVEFPGYGHCPGVPGESSFYQAGLDAYDYVAKNLCPGLPVVVAAWSLGTPAAMYLAAQRKVAHLFLLSAMTSMVEVAQALYPMTPDLYFKDARFEVKGFWDKIQAPVTLIHGDEDEIVPVNMSRELKRHWQDQAELYEIPEGGHNDIYLLGAATIRQSLEKIAKGLTGAS